Below is a genomic region from Phytohabitans houttuyneae.
TGCCGGCGAGCGCCTCGCGCTGGCGCCGGCCGAGCGGGTCGAGAAAGCGCTCGTCGGCGGCGAGCACGGCGACCAGCGCCCGCTCGGCCAGGCGCTCGCCGCCGGGGGTGAGGCGCACGCGCACCGCGCGGCGGTCGGCGGCGTCGGGGGTGCGCTCGATCAGGCCCGCGCTCTCCAGCCGGTTGAGCCGCGCGGTCATCGCGCCCGACGTGATCAAAGAGGACCGCGCCAGGTCGGTGGGATTGGTGCCATCCGGGTCGGCGCGCCGGCGGAGCGTGTTGATCACGTCGAAGTCGGCGAAGCTCAGCTCGAACTCGGCCAGCGCGGCCAGGATCTCCCGCTCGCAGTGCTGCGCGCACAGCAGCAGGCGGCCCACCACCTCGAGCGGGCTGGCGTCGAGCTGGGGGTCTCGCGCCGCCCACGCGCGCACGATGCGGTCGACCGAGTCGTCGGGAGGCCGTGTCACGCCGACCACAGTACCTTGGCATAAAGCTTTATACCAAAGTATCTTTGCGCCAAGCTATCCAGGAGAACGGGGGATCACGATGACCGAGAGCTTCGACGAGGCGTTCCTCTTCCTGCACCCCGCGGCCGACCCGGCCGCCGACCGGATCGTCCACGAGCACGGCGGCGCGCGGACGCTCCTCGCGTGGGCACCCGACGCACCGGCGGCGGCGCGGCTGGCCGCCGAGCTGGCCGACCGGGGCGTGCGGCTGATCGAGCTGTACCGCGGATTCGGCCTGCCCGAGGCCGCCCTGGTCATCGAGGCGGTCGGCGGCCGGGCGCCGGTGGGCGTGGCCAGCTCCGCGCTGGGCGCGACAAGGCCCGACGCGCGCAGCTGGGCCACCGTCTACACCGACGACGAGGCCGCCGCGGATGGCGTGCACGTCGTGCGCGAGCACCGGGACGGCAGCCGCACCACGGTCGTCGGCGCACCGGAGGCGACGATGCCCGCGGTGGTCGCCGCGCTGGTCCGGTCCGGTGTGGAGGTGGTCGAGATCTGCGGCGGCACGCCACTGACCACCGCCGCCCGCGTG
It encodes:
- a CDS encoding MarR family winged helix-turn-helix transcriptional regulator, which produces MTRPPDDSVDRIVRAWAARDPQLDASPLEVVGRLLLCAQHCEREILAALAEFELSFADFDVINTLRRRADPDGTNPTDLARSSLITSGAMTARLNRLESAGLIERTPDAADRRAVRVRLTPGGERLAERALVAVLAADERFLDPLGRRQREALAGTLKDLLLPHEDAQPR
- a CDS encoding DUF6506 family protein, translated to MTESFDEAFLFLHPAADPAADRIVHEHGGARTLLAWAPDAPAAARLAAELADRGVRLIELYRGFGLPEAALVIEAVGGRAPVGVASSALGATRPDARSWATVYTDDEAAADGVHVVREHRDGSRTTVVGAPEATMPAVVAALVRSGVEVVEICGGTPLTTAARVAAATGGDAVVGLVSWPFESIEDAAAFKAAFEARTR